The genomic stretch AACATATTGTTATCCCCTCAAAATATATTTTCATTAACAAACATTTCATTGACTTTTCATTCGAATAAAATCTCAAAATAAAACATTATATTAATAAAATATCTAACAAAAATAATGCCTAGCAGCCTAATTTGTGAATTAGTCATAAGGTATTGATACTAATGTTTAAAAATGTAACTAGGGTTTGAGTCTGAATATAAATAGTTATACTTGGAGAATTGGTGATATAGCTATATCACCGACATTTAAATAATGAGCGTCTCGCCGACTAGCTTGATACATATCATGGTTCCACTAAATCTGTACAAAGTTTATGTTAGTTACACTCTAGAAATAAATGTAACTAATATAACCGCATTTGCCTCACTTATAAGGAAAAAGTTCATTTATTTCTAGAGGAAAAAATAGGAATTTCATAAATTATATTTTGGAATATTGCGATTTTTATATCCAGTTGTTGACTAATATCAATCATTTCTGGGTCAGATAAATCTCTTTTCTTCGCTAATTCATACATATTTTGACGGCACTCATCTATACTCTCCATTAAATCTAATGCTCTCTTTATAATCATTAACTCATCACCTTTTTACTCTATTTAATATGTTTAATTATGAAAGAGAATATATTCTGTTGTTCAACAGAAACCTTTATACAGAATTCGACACACCAGCAAGGTTAAGGAATGAATTCATTCGGTATACAGCAAATTCTGGATCCATTA from Bacillus sp. 1780r2a1 encodes the following:
- a CDS encoding aspartyl-phosphate phosphatase Spo0E family protein: MIIKRALDLMESIDECRQNMYELAKKRDLSDPEMIDISQQLDIKIAIFQNIIYEIPIFSSRNK